In the Candidatus Poribacteria bacterium genome, TTTTCACGCAGCCGTTCCAGATCCTTTTGGAGCTCCTCAAATGTCGGATTTCTCATCTTCCATCACCAGCCTCGCCCTTTTCGACTCGCTCTTATTTCCCTTGAGTGTAGTTAGGTAGCAATCAACGTCCTATCCCTTTCACGATCAGAGGTTAAGGCTGAGGTTAAGGTCGAGAGACGAGAGTCTAGAGTCCTTTTTTGTCTCTCGACTCTTGACCCTCGACCCTTGACCATCTTAACCTCAACCTAAACCTTAACCTGTTTTTGCATCCCACTACACTCAGCGATAATATGAGCGTTTCGACTTGATCTTCCCGATAGGGAAGTTTACAAAAACCGTGTCCGTTAGTCAACTTCCCCCTTCAGGGGAGACACCCTCAGCCCGCGACCACATGCAGATGACATCTAACCCTATGTCCGGGGGATATCTCCACATCGGGCGGCGGGACTGTCTTACAGATATCCATCGCTTCAGGGCATCTGGGGTGGAACCGGCATCCTTCAGGCGGATTCACCGGGGATGGGGGGTCTCCTTGAAGGAGTATCCTCCTCCTTCCGGTGTTGGGTTCCAGCATCGGTATGGCGCTCATAAGCGCAAGGGTGTAGGGATGTTTCGGCTCAGCATAGAGCTCGTCCGCCCTTGCCGATTCCACAATCTCTCCCAGATACATCACCATAACCCTATCCGACATGTGTTTGACAACGGAGAGGTCATGTGAGATGAAAAGGTAGGATAGGTTCATCTCCTCCTTGAGTTCCATGAGTAGATTGAGTATCTGGGACTGTATCGAGACGTCCAGCGCCGAAACCGGCTCATCGCAGACGATGAAGCTTGGATTCAAGGCTATCGCCCTCGCTATGGCGATCCTCTGTCTCTGTCCTCCGCTCAGCTCGTGCGGATATCTATCGATATATGAGGAGGGGATGCCGACCCTATCGAGCAGATCCCTCACCTTTTTGTTTCTCTCCTCTCCCGACATGAGGCCATGAATCTTTAACCCCTCCTCCACCAGATCTCCCAGGGTCATCCGAGGGTTTAATGAGCTGTAGGGGTCCTGGAAGATCATCTGCATGTGTCTTCTCATCCCACGCATCTCTTTTCCTTTCAGTTTAAGGATGGATTTCCCCTTGAAGAGGATATCACCGGAGGTCGGCTCTATCAGGCGGAGCACAGTTCTGCCGAGCGTGGTTTTGCCGCAGCCGCTTTCCCCGACCAATCCCACAACCTCACCCTCCCTGACGGTAAAGGTAACGCCGTCCACCGCTTTCACGAATCCCTTCACCCTGGAGAAAAGCCCTCTTCTTAAGGGGAAATACTTTCTGAGTCCGATGACATCCAGCAGCGATCTATCCATCATGATATCTCCAGCATGCCACCATATGTCCTTCCTCAATCTCTTTGAGCTCAGGCTCGTCTGCCTTACACCTCTCCGCCGCGTAAGGGCAGCGGGGATGGAATTTACATCCCGGCGGATAATCCAGGGGATCGGGCACAATTCCGGGGATCGTGTACAACCTCTCACCACCGGGGTAATCCAGCCTAGGCCGCGATTTAAGCAGGCCGATGGTATATGGATGCTTTGGATCACGGAAGAGATCGCCTTTGGGAGCGCACTCCACCATCTTCGAGGCATACATCACTCCGACATGATCCGCTATCTCGGCCACCACACCCAGGTCATGTGAGATGAAAAGGATCGACATGCCGTATTCCTCCTGCAGCTCACACATCAGATCCAGTATCTGCGCCTGAGTTGTCACGTCGAGAGCGGTTGTGGGCTCATCAGCTATCAGGAGCTTGGGATCACAGGAGAGGCCCATAGCTATCATAACCCTCTGTCGCATTCCGCCGGACATCTGATATGGATATTCGCCGAGCCTTATGTGCGGGTCGGGTATGTTCACCCTAGCTAGCATCTCCAAGGCCATCTCCCTGGCCTCATGTTTCGAGACCTCCTTGTGCAGTCTGATCATCTCCACCATCTGATCGCCGATCGTAAGGACGGGGTTCAACGAGGTCATGGGGTCTTGAAAGATCATTGCTATCTCGTTCCCCCTGATCCCTCTCATCTCCTTAGGGCTCAGTTTCAGCAGGTCTCGGCCGTCGAAGTTTATCTCACCGCCAACGACTCTGCCCGGAGGGGGGAGGAGCCTCATTATGGAAAGGGCAGTTGCGGTTTTCCCGCATCCGCTTTCACCTACAAGCGCCATTGTCTCGCCTCTGTTGAGGATGAAGGAGAGACCATCCACCGCCTTTACAACCCCCTCCTCGATGAAGAAGCAGGTCCTTAGATCTTTCACCTCAAGCAGAGTTTTATCGTCCTTCCAGGTAGACATCGTGCATATCCATCCTTCCGTCCGGCGTCGGGGTCCAGTTTTTGACCGATCGTCTAACTCCGTATATCTCCTTGGGGCTGTAGAGGGGAACGACCGGCAGATCGTCATATATCAGCTTTTGCACCTCGCGGAAGTAGGATCTTCTCCTCTCCATGTCCATTCCCGTTTCAGCTTTCCCGAGGAGTTCATCCACCTTCGGATTGGAGTATCCCATATAGTTACCCCTTCCGCCCGTTTTGAACACCGGTATCAGTATGCCGACCGGATCGAGGCTGGCGTTACCCCAACTGAAGAGGAAGAGATCCCTTTCATGTTTTTGCAGTTGGGGTTTTAACACGCCCCATTCCCATACCCTCACCTTTGCTCTGATGTCTATTTTCGCCAGATCCGATGCTATCGCCTCGGCTATCTCCTTGAGATCGCTGTCGGTATCAAGCTCCACCTCGAATCCGTCCCTATATCCCGCCTCCTCCAAAAGCCTCCTTGCCAGATCGGGGTCATACCGGTATGGCTTCAGCCGGTCGTTATATCCGAAGGCGACGGAGACGAGCGGTCCGGAGAGCCTGACGGCCATACCTTCGAGGATAGAGCTGATGATGAGATCGACGTTTACGGCGTGGCTCACCGCCTGACGCACTTTAAGGCTGTTAAAAGGCGACCTTGTGCAGTTCATGCCGAGGAGGAAGGATCGGGTTCCCTCGCACGATAAGACCTTCGTTCCGGGATCGGACTCGATCTGAGATACCATATGTGGAGGCAGATTCTGGATTATGTGGCATTCTCCCGCCTTCAAAGCGGCTATTCTACTCGCGGATTCAGGTATGGGTTTGAATATCAGGGTATCCAATTTTGCCGGACCTACAGGGGGTCTTTGCGGCGATCCGCCGTAATAACCCTTGAACCTCCTCATCACGAGCCTCTCCCCCTTCACCCATTCGACGAATCTGAACGGGCCCGTTCCAACAGGATGCTCGGCGAAGTAATCGTCCCCTTTCTCCCTGATATATTTTTCAGGCACGATCTCGATAAAGGTGAGCATAACCGGCAAGATCGGCCATGGTTTGGAGGTCTTTATGAGAACGGTATGATCGTCCTCTACCACAGCCTCACTTACGGGCGCGATCAATCCCTTACGTGGCGATGATCTACCCCCTATCATGTTGGGCTTTATCACACGCTCGATGGAGAACTTCACGTCCTCAGCGGTGAAGGGATCGCCGTTGTGGAATTTCACCCCTCTCCTGAGCTTAAACCTCCATGTCAGGTCGTCGACTTTTTCCCATGACTCGGCCAGTTGGGGAACGAGGTTCATCTTCGAATCCCTCGCCACGAGGCAGTCGAACATGTTCCTGAGGACCGACTCGACGGTCCTATCCCTATGCATGGCCGGATCGAGCGTGGGGAGCGTCTGGGATATTCCGACAACCAATCTCTGTTCCTCTACCTTCTCGCCAGCGCAACCGACGAAGAGGAGGAGGGATGATAGAATCATCAGAGCGGCGATACGCTTAGGCATCCTTAGAACACCTCCTTATTGAATTTATCTTTTACGCAATCTCGGCTCAAAGGCTTCCCTTAGTCCCTGGCCGAACAGGTTCAAGGTTAAAACGAGGATAACGATGGCCACTCCGGGGAAGGTGGAAATCCACCATCCCGTCATTATGTGAGCCCTGCCCTCGTTGACCATTAATCCCCATGCAGGAGTCGGGGGTTGAACGCCCAATCCGAGAAAACTCAATGAGGCCTCTGAGAGAATAACGTTTGCCACGTCCAGCGTGCCCAAAACCACCACCGGCGTCAGCACGTTCGGAAGGATATGTCTGAATATGATGTAGAGATCATCGGCGCCTATTGATCTGGCCGACTCGACATACTCCATCTTCCTGGCGGCCAGGACCTCCCCTCGCACGAGCCTATAAAACGGAACCCACTCCTTATAGACGAGGGCGAGGATCAGAT is a window encoding:
- a CDS encoding dipeptide ABC transporter ATP-binding protein, which codes for MDRSLLDVIGLRKYFPLRRGLFSRVKGFVKAVDGVTFTVREGEVVGLVGESGCGKTTLGRTVLRLIEPTSGDILFKGKSILKLKGKEMRGMRRHMQMIFQDPYSSLNPRMTLGDLVEEGLKIHGLMSGEERNKKVRDLLDRVGIPSSYIDRYPHELSGGQRQRIAIARAIALNPSFIVCDEPVSALDVSIQSQILNLLMELKEEMNLSYLFISHDLSVVKHMSDRVMVMYLGEIVESARADELYAEPKHPYTLALMSAIPMLEPNTGRRRILLQGDPPSPVNPPEGCRFHPRCPEAMDICKTVPPPDVEISPGHRVRCHLHVVAG
- a CDS encoding ABC transporter ATP-binding protein, with translation MSTWKDDKTLLEVKDLRTCFFIEEGVVKAVDGLSFILNRGETMALVGESGCGKTATALSIMRLLPPPGRVVGGEINFDGRDLLKLSPKEMRGIRGNEIAMIFQDPMTSLNPVLTIGDQMVEMIRLHKEVSKHEAREMALEMLARVNIPDPHIRLGEYPYQMSGGMRQRVMIAMGLSCDPKLLIADEPTTALDVTTQAQILDLMCELQEEYGMSILFISHDLGVVAEIADHVGVMYASKMVECAPKGDLFRDPKHPYTIGLLKSRPRLDYPGGERLYTIPGIVPDPLDYPPGCKFHPRCPYAAERCKADEPELKEIEEGHMVACWRYHDG
- a CDS encoding ABC transporter substrate-binding protein, encoding MPKRIAALMILSSLLLFVGCAGEKVEEQRLVVGISQTLPTLDPAMHRDRTVESVLRNMFDCLVARDSKMNLVPQLAESWEKVDDLTWRFKLRRGVKFHNGDPFTAEDVKFSIERVIKPNMIGGRSSPRKGLIAPVSEAVVEDDHTVLIKTSKPWPILPVMLTFIEIVPEKYIREKGDDYFAEHPVGTGPFRFVEWVKGERLVMRRFKGYYGGSPQRPPVGPAKLDTLIFKPIPESASRIAALKAGECHIIQNLPPHMVSQIESDPGTKVLSCEGTRSFLLGMNCTRSPFNSLKVRQAVSHAVNVDLIISSILEGMAVRLSGPLVSVAFGYNDRLKPYRYDPDLARRLLEEAGYRDGFEVELDTDSDLKEIAEAIASDLAKIDIRAKVRVWEWGVLKPQLQKHERDLFLFSWGNASLDPVGILIPVFKTGGRGNYMGYSNPKVDELLGKAETGMDMERRRSYFREVQKLIYDDLPVVPLYSPKEIYGVRRSVKNWTPTPDGRMDMHDVYLEGR